In Thermomonas paludicola, the following are encoded in one genomic region:
- a CDS encoding RseA family anti-sigma factor, protein MNTDTDRHCIDLTQLSSREQLSALMDGALPEDQTRFLLRRLQHDTELADSWDRWRIAAEAMRGLAPARHLPADFALRVSAALHGDSAAAAAQQAVRNPGWLRWGGGVGMAAALAVVALMARPALQGGSQPVAVPAAQDVASVPVSAPGPMPQVPAPAPASRMDAPAMLAATAAVAVAKPVRRAALRPQPAATVPAAADVVAPADRLAVELPAATPLVSAIATRPWPRSILPQYSGSNGLTVGFGEHVSRAAATNPFAPPVFSAPPKLLRDEEEHTDAPAPVPQTPAEPSP, encoded by the coding sequence ATGAACACTGACACCGACCGCCACTGCATCGACCTCACCCAACTCAGCAGCCGCGAGCAACTGTCCGCGCTGATGGACGGCGCACTGCCGGAAGACCAGACCCGGTTCCTGCTGCGCCGCTTGCAGCACGACACCGAACTGGCCGACAGCTGGGATCGCTGGCGCATTGCGGCCGAGGCCATGCGCGGGTTGGCGCCGGCTCGGCATCTGCCTGCGGATTTTGCGCTGCGCGTATCCGCTGCACTGCATGGCGACAGCGCTGCAGCTGCGGCGCAGCAGGCGGTCCGCAACCCGGGCTGGCTGCGCTGGGGCGGTGGTGTCGGCATGGCGGCGGCGCTTGCCGTCGTGGCGCTGATGGCACGGCCGGCATTGCAGGGCGGCAGCCAGCCGGTCGCTGTGCCTGCCGCGCAGGACGTGGCAAGCGTGCCGGTGTCCGCGCCGGGCCCGATGCCGCAGGTGCCCGCACCAGCGCCCGCATCGCGGATGGATGCGCCTGCCATGCTTGCCGCCACTGCGGCGGTGGCGGTGGCCAAGCCCGTGCGGCGCGCGGCCTTGCGCCCGCAGCCAGCGGCGACTGTGCCGGCTGCCGCCGACGTCGTTGCACCCGCTGACAGGCTTGCGGTCGAGCTTCCCGCAGCCACGCCGCTGGTGTCCGCCATTGCCACGCGCCCGTGGCCACGCTCGATCCTGCCGCAATACAGCGGCAGCAATGGGCTCACCGTGGGCTTCGGCGAGCACGTCTCGCGCGCTGCAGCCACCAATCCCTTTGCGCCACCGGTGTTTTCCGCGCCGCCCAAGCTGCTGCGCGACGAGGAGGAACATACGGACGCGCCGGCGCCCGTACCGCAGACGCCAGCCGAGCCGTCGCCCTGA
- the rpoE gene encoding RNA polymerase sigma factor RpoE yields the protein MMEDKVSQSLDQDLVARVQRGDTAAFDLLVRKYQHRVAAIISRYIRDWSEVQDVAQDTFIRAYRAIRSFRGDAQFSTWLHRIAVNTAKNHLSSHNRRPPGDDIELEDAEQFESGLRLRDNDTPERELMRQQLEQTVLAAVEALPPDLRDAITFREVEGMSYEEIAERMGCPIGTVRSRIFRAREVIDARMRPLLDHDQTPKRSHA from the coding sequence ATGATGGAGGACAAGGTGTCGCAATCGCTGGATCAGGACTTGGTGGCGCGCGTGCAACGCGGTGACACCGCTGCCTTCGACCTGCTGGTGCGCAAGTACCAGCATCGCGTCGCCGCCATCATTTCGCGCTACATACGCGATTGGTCCGAGGTGCAGGACGTGGCGCAGGACACCTTCATCCGCGCCTATCGCGCGATCCGCAGTTTTCGCGGCGATGCCCAGTTCTCCACGTGGTTGCACCGCATCGCGGTGAATACCGCCAAGAACCATCTTTCATCGCATAACCGCCGCCCGCCGGGCGACGACATCGAACTCGAGGACGCCGAGCAGTTCGAGTCCGGCCTGCGCCTGCGCGACAACGACACGCCCGAGCGCGAACTGATGCGCCAGCAACTGGAACAAACCGTGCTGGCCGCGGTCGAAGCCTTGCCGCCCGACTTGCGCGACGCGATCACCTTCCGCGAAGTGGAAGGCATGAGTTACGAGGAGATCGCCGAACGCATGGGCTGCCCGATCGGCACGGTGCGTTCGCGCATCTTCCGCGCACGCGAAGTCATCGATGCCCGCATGCGCCCCCTGTTGGACCACGACCAAACGCCGAAGCGCTCGCACGCATGA
- a CDS encoding 3-hydroxyacyl-CoA dehydrogenase NAD-binding domain-containing protein has translation MAGSPATIFDGLHLRHWHPQGREDGVLVLHFDRADAPVNAFSQDALIELGEALERIAIEPPKALVIASGKSSGFIAGADLKEFQEFDRKGTVNDAIRRGQDTFQQLATLPCPTVAAIHGFCMGGGTEISLACRYRVASSDASTRIGLPEVQLGIFPGWGGSARLPRLVGAPAAMDMMLTGRALGAKAARGIGLVDKVVEPALLIDAAAALALKGTVRPFKQRALGWLTNTFAARKLLAPQMAKQVARKAPKAFYPAPYALISTWERSGGAGIRARLDAERRAVVKLAGTPTARNLIRIFFLTERLKALGKGESGIARVHVIGAGVMGGDIAAFAAYKGFEVTLQDREQRFIDGALQRAQALFEKKVKDESKRPAVAARLKSDLDGAGVSEADLIIEAIIENPEAKRDLYQSVEPRMKADALLTTNTSSIPLDELRGHIARPAQFAGLHYFNPVAQMPLVEIIRHDGMAAETERRLAAFCKALGKFPVPVAGTPGFLVNRVLFPYMLEAATAYAEGIPGPAIDKAATKFGMPMGPIELLDTVGLDVAASVGKELAPFLGLEVPAALATVEAGKRGKKDGQGLYKWENGKAVKPELPAGFVAPDDLEDRLVLPLLNEAVACLHDGVVSDADLLDAGVIFGTGFAPFRGGPIQHIRATGADALLARLEALRAKYGERFAPRKGWDSAVLREPVLQEKGP, from the coding sequence ATGGCAGGCTCCCCCGCAACTATTTTCGACGGGCTTCACCTTCGCCACTGGCATCCGCAGGGTCGCGAGGATGGCGTGCTGGTGCTGCATTTCGACCGTGCCGATGCACCGGTCAATGCGTTCTCGCAGGATGCGCTGATCGAACTGGGCGAAGCGCTGGAGCGCATCGCCATCGAACCACCGAAGGCGCTGGTGATCGCCTCCGGCAAGAGCAGCGGCTTCATCGCGGGCGCCGACCTCAAGGAATTCCAGGAATTCGACCGCAAAGGCACCGTCAACGACGCGATCCGCCGCGGCCAGGACACCTTCCAGCAACTGGCGACACTGCCCTGCCCCACCGTCGCCGCCATCCACGGCTTCTGCATGGGCGGCGGCACCGAGATCTCGCTGGCCTGCCGCTACCGGGTCGCCAGCAGCGATGCCTCGACCCGCATCGGCCTGCCGGAAGTGCAGCTGGGCATCTTCCCGGGCTGGGGCGGCAGCGCCCGCCTGCCGCGGCTGGTCGGCGCGCCGGCGGCGATGGACATGATGCTGACCGGCCGCGCGCTGGGCGCAAAGGCCGCACGCGGGATTGGCCTCGTGGACAAGGTGGTGGAGCCCGCGCTGCTGATCGACGCCGCCGCCGCGCTGGCGCTGAAGGGCACCGTGCGCCCGTTCAAGCAGCGCGCGTTGGGCTGGCTGACCAATACCTTCGCGGCGCGCAAGCTGCTGGCGCCGCAGATGGCCAAGCAGGTCGCGCGCAAGGCGCCGAAGGCCTTCTATCCCGCGCCCTACGCGCTGATCTCCACCTGGGAACGCAGCGGCGGCGCAGGCATCCGCGCGCGCCTCGACGCCGAACGCCGCGCGGTGGTGAAGCTGGCCGGCACCCCGACCGCGCGCAACCTGATCCGCATCTTCTTCCTCACCGAGCGGCTGAAGGCGCTGGGCAAGGGCGAGTCCGGCATCGCCCGCGTGCACGTGATCGGCGCCGGCGTGATGGGCGGCGACATCGCCGCGTTCGCCGCCTACAAGGGCTTCGAGGTGACGCTGCAGGACCGCGAACAGCGCTTCATCGACGGCGCCCTGCAACGCGCGCAGGCCTTGTTCGAGAAGAAGGTGAAGGACGAGAGCAAGCGCCCGGCAGTGGCGGCGCGGCTGAAGTCCGACCTCGACGGTGCTGGCGTGTCCGAGGCCGACCTGATCATCGAAGCGATCATCGAGAACCCGGAAGCCAAGCGCGACCTGTACCAGTCGGTGGAGCCACGCATGAAGGCCGACGCGCTGCTGACCACCAACACCTCGTCGATCCCGCTCGATGAACTGCGCGGCCATATCGCACGCCCGGCGCAGTTCGCCGGCCTGCACTACTTCAACCCGGTGGCGCAGATGCCGCTGGTCGAGATCATCCGCCACGACGGCATGGCCGCCGAGACCGAGCGCCGCCTGGCCGCGTTCTGCAAGGCGCTGGGCAAGTTCCCGGTGCCGGTGGCCGGCACGCCCGGCTTCCTGGTCAACCGCGTGCTGTTCCCGTACATGCTGGAAGCCGCCACCGCCTACGCCGAGGGCATCCCCGGCCCGGCGATCGACAAGGCGGCAACCAAGTTCGGCATGCCGATGGGGCCGATCGAGCTACTCGACACCGTGGGCCTGGACGTGGCCGCCAGCGTGGGCAAGGAACTGGCCCCCTTCCTCGGCCTGGAGGTGCCGGCGGCGCTGGCGACGGTGGAAGCCGGCAAGCGCGGCAAGAAGGACGGCCAGGGCCTCTACAAATGGGAGAACGGCAAGGCCGTCAAGCCCGAGCTGCCGGCCGGCTTCGTGGCACCGGACGACCTGGAGGATCGCCTGGTCCTGCCGCTGCTCAACGAAGCCGTGGCCTGCCTGCACGACGGCGTGGTCAGCGACGCCGACCTGCTGGACGCCGGGGTGATCTTCGGCACCGGCTTCGCCCCGTTCCGCGGCGGCCCGATCCAGCACATCCGCGCCACCGGCGCCGACGCGCTGCTGGCGCGGCTGGAAGCGTTGCGCGCGAAGTACGGCGAGCGCTTCGCGCCACGCAAGGGCTGGGACAGCGCGGTGCTGCGCGAACCGGTTCTGCAGGAAAAAGGGCCATGA
- a CDS encoding PilZ domain-containing protein yields MGGARQGILSLAIKDKASLYNAYMPFIKQGGIFVPTTRRYFLGDEVFLLLTLPDSSERLPVAGKVVWVTPTGAQGNRTAGIGVQFADTSEGEAVRSKIETTLAGTLGGDQSTQTM; encoded by the coding sequence ATGGGCGGCGCGCGGCAGGGCATCTTGTCGCTGGCGATCAAGGACAAAGCATCGCTGTACAACGCCTACATGCCCTTCATCAAGCAGGGCGGCATTTTCGTGCCGACCACGCGTCGCTATTTCCTGGGCGATGAAGTATTCCTGCTGCTGACCCTGCCGGACTCGTCGGAGCGGCTGCCGGTGGCCGGCAAGGTAGTGTGGGTCACGCCCACTGGTGCGCAGGGCAACCGCACGGCGGGTATCGGCGTGCAATTCGCCGATACCTCCGAAGGCGAAGCCGTGCGCAGCAAGATCGAAACCACGCTGGCGGGAACCTTGGGCGGCGATCAGTCAACGCAGACGATGTAG
- a CDS encoding DNA polymerase III subunit delta' (catalyzes the DNA-template-directed extension of the 3'-end of a DNA strand; the delta' subunit seems to interact with the gamma subunit to transfer the beta subunit on the DNA), producing the protein MSLPPLAPWQQRAYAQAADAMAAGHFGHALLIVGPEKIGKRLLAEHLARRVLCLSPRADGEACGACKSCTLFASRAQMETLEVRPDGALAHPWGHSAHPDFLLLGYGINHKTGKPRGELVIEQIRSLSGAMNLTSQLGGGQVAIVDPCDAINWSAFNALLKTLEEPQPGRYLWLLASNPARLPATIRSRCQRLELHLPPRAEALAWLRDRGHAEALANEALDASRGHPGLADAWIGDGGLQLRRDALTDAQALLRGQAEPADVAQRWVADGQADVRLRHLAELALREATGLTDPAATRTLAARFDAANRARELLRSTVRADLAVMEALLAWR; encoded by the coding sequence ATGAGCCTGCCGCCGCTGGCGCCGTGGCAACAGCGTGCTTACGCGCAGGCAGCGGATGCCATGGCGGCCGGTCATTTCGGGCATGCGCTGCTGATCGTGGGGCCGGAAAAAATCGGCAAGCGCCTGCTGGCCGAACATCTGGCGCGGCGCGTGTTGTGCCTGTCGCCGCGTGCGGATGGTGAAGCGTGCGGCGCCTGCAAGAGCTGCACGCTGTTCGCGTCGCGCGCGCAGATGGAAACGCTGGAAGTCCGTCCGGACGGCGCGCTTGCGCATCCGTGGGGACACAGCGCGCACCCGGATTTCCTGCTGCTTGGCTATGGGATCAACCATAAAACAGGCAAGCCGCGCGGCGAGCTCGTGATCGAACAAATCCGCAGTCTGTCCGGGGCAATGAATTTGACCTCGCAGCTGGGTGGTGGCCAGGTGGCCATCGTCGATCCTTGTGATGCCATCAATTGGAGCGCGTTCAACGCGCTGCTGAAAACACTGGAAGAACCGCAGCCCGGGCGTTATCTGTGGCTGCTGGCGTCCAATCCGGCGCGCCTGCCGGCCACCATTCGCAGTCGCTGCCAGCGCCTTGAGTTGCACCTGCCGCCGCGCGCCGAGGCACTGGCCTGGCTGCGCGACCGCGGGCATGCGGAGGCACTGGCGAACGAAGCCCTGGATGCCTCACGCGGGCATCCAGGGCTGGCGGATGCCTGGATCGGCGATGGCGGGCTGCAATTGCGCCGCGATGCGCTCACGGATGCGCAGGCGCTGCTGCGGGGTCAGGCCGAACCGGCCGACGTGGCGCAGCGCTGGGTGGCCGATGGGCAGGCGGATGTGCGCTTGCGCCACCTGGCGGAATTGGCCTTGCGCGAGGCGACGGGCTTGACCGATCCTGCCGCAACCCGCACGCTGGCTGCGCGCTTCGATGCGGCCAACCGCGCCCGCGAGCTGCTGCGCAGCACGGTGCGCGCCGACTTGGCGGTGATGGAGGCGCTGTTGGCGTGGCGCTGA
- the tmk gene encoding dTMP kinase encodes MSAILQCRQRLVTIEGGEGAGKSTVLSALRGALLADGFEVVSTREPGGTPLAERIRDLLLSAGDEPVHAQTELLLMFAARAQHVQQVMLPALARGAWVISDRFTDSSYAYQGAARGLDHDFIASLERNVVGIEPGLTLLLDLGVAHARERTRGRDLLDGSAPDRIEREHDGFFERVRAGFLARAAQQPRRIRVIDASPDAASVATAALAALADYRATLA; translated from the coding sequence GTGAGTGCAATCCTGCAATGCCGGCAACGGCTGGTGACCATCGAAGGTGGCGAGGGAGCCGGAAAAAGCACCGTGTTGTCGGCACTGCGCGGGGCGCTGCTGGCCGACGGGTTCGAGGTGGTCAGCACCCGCGAGCCGGGCGGCACGCCGCTGGCCGAGCGCATTCGCGATCTGCTGTTGTCTGCCGGCGACGAGCCGGTGCATGCGCAGACCGAGCTGCTGTTGATGTTCGCCGCGCGCGCGCAGCACGTGCAGCAGGTGATGTTGCCGGCGCTGGCGCGCGGTGCATGGGTCATCAGTGACCGCTTTACCGATTCCAGCTATGCCTACCAAGGCGCTGCGCGCGGGCTTGATCATGACTTCATTGCGTCGCTGGAGCGCAACGTGGTGGGCATCGAGCCGGGCCTGACCCTGTTGCTGGATCTGGGGGTGGCGCATGCGCGCGAACGCACGCGCGGCCGCGACCTTCTCGATGGCTCGGCGCCGGACCGGATCGAGCGGGAACACGACGGTTTCTTCGAGCGCGTGCGCGCAGGGTTTCTTGCGCGCGCGGCGCAGCAGCCACGGCGCATTCGGGTGATCGATGCCAGTCCTGACGCCGCCAGCGTGGCGACCGCCGCATTGGCAGCGCTGGCGGATTATCGGGCGACGCTGGCATGA
- the mltG gene encoding endolytic transglycosylase MltG, whose product MNARRLLLLVVLAAVVAGGWYWQRFQSFADAPLAGVAADASLVVDRGDNLDKVLRTLRAQRIATGDRLYWQLLARQTGAAGRLQVGEYALGAGITPRELLLAMRDGKVVRRKFTVVEGWNIRDLRAALRKVPLLAQTTETMSDAALMQALGHAGQHPEGRFLPETYAWVRGDSDLDLLKRAHAAMDTALEAAWLSRAEDLPLDNPDAALTLASIVEKETGVAAERAQIAGVFVRRLKIGMRLQTDPTVIYGMGSSYAGNIRRSDLQTDTPYNTYTRNGLPPTPIAMPGKAALHAATHPAAGDALYFVALGDGSGRHAFSASLDAHNTAVRDYVQRYRAQARAEREGAASK is encoded by the coding sequence ATGAACGCGCGTCGCTTGCTGCTGCTCGTGGTGCTGGCGGCCGTCGTCGCGGGCGGCTGGTACTGGCAGCGATTCCAGTCGTTCGCGGACGCGCCGCTGGCCGGCGTTGCGGCGGACGCGAGCCTGGTGGTCGACCGTGGCGACAACCTCGACAAGGTGCTGCGCACGCTGCGGGCGCAGCGGATTGCCACTGGCGACCGTTTGTACTGGCAACTGCTGGCCCGGCAGACCGGCGCGGCTGGCAGGCTGCAGGTGGGCGAGTACGCGCTGGGCGCTGGCATCACGCCGCGCGAACTGCTGCTGGCGATGCGCGACGGCAAGGTGGTGCGCCGCAAGTTCACCGTTGTGGAAGGCTGGAACATCCGCGACCTGCGCGCAGCCTTGCGCAAGGTGCCGCTGCTGGCGCAAACCACCGAAACGATGAGTGATGCGGCGTTGATGCAGGCGCTGGGGCATGCCGGCCAGCATCCGGAAGGGCGCTTCCTTCCGGAGACCTATGCCTGGGTGCGCGGCGACAGTGACCTCGACCTCCTCAAGCGCGCCCATGCGGCGATGGACACGGCGCTGGAGGCCGCATGGTTGTCGCGGGCCGAGGATCTGCCGCTGGACAATCCAGACGCCGCGTTGACGCTGGCTTCGATCGTCGAGAAAGAAACCGGCGTTGCGGCGGAGCGGGCGCAAATCGCCGGCGTGTTCGTGCGCCGCCTGAAGATCGGCATGCGCCTGCAAACCGACCCGACGGTCATCTACGGCATGGGCTCCAGCTACGCCGGCAACATCCGCCGCAGCGATTTGCAGACCGACACGCCCTACAACACCTATACCCGCAACGGCCTGCCGCCTACACCCATCGCCATGCCGGGCAAGGCGGCACTGCACGCGGCCACGCATCCGGCAGCGGGGGACGCGCTGTATTTCGTGGCGCTGGGTGACGGCAGCGGCCGGCATGCCTTCAGCGCCAGCCTGGATGCCCACAACACGGCGGTGCGCGACTACGTGCAGCGCTACCGCGCCCAGGCCCGCGCCGAGCGTGAAGGGGCGGCATCGAAGTGA
- the pabC gene encoding aminodeoxychorismate lyase, with protein MSPAASASFEGSAPVDGVSASNRGLAYGDGLFETMRVHRGALPLWPRHLARLREGALRLGIALPEQAFIEARIADAIAGIDAGVLKLLLTRGDGGRGYAPPIDAPPVWTLALHSLPPMPATLRLHACDTRLAIQPALAGIKHCNRLEQVLARAEVERAGCDEGLVRDTDGRPVCATSANLLVYRLGRWLTPPLERCGVAGVLRGWLLEQGLVEVAALAQEDVRDADAVALCTAVRGILPVLMLGARTWAAHPAIPDLQARLAMAYPMFSNPGMAA; from the coding sequence TTGAGCCCCGCGGCATCCGCGTCGTTCGAGGGGTCTGCGCCTGTGGACGGCGTTTCCGCCTCCAATCGCGGCCTTGCCTACGGCGACGGCCTGTTCGAAACCATGCGCGTGCATCGCGGCGCGTTGCCGCTGTGGCCACGCCATCTCGCGCGGCTGCGCGAAGGCGCGCTGCGCCTCGGCATCGCATTGCCCGAGCAGGCGTTCATCGAAGCGCGCATTGCCGACGCCATTGCCGGCATCGATGCCGGCGTGCTCAAGCTGCTGCTGACCCGTGGCGACGGCGGGCGCGGTTATGCGCCGCCAATTGATGCGCCGCCTGTGTGGACACTGGCCCTGCATTCGCTGCCGCCGATGCCGGCGACGCTGCGCCTGCACGCTTGCGATACCCGGCTGGCGATCCAGCCCGCGCTGGCGGGCATCAAGCATTGCAACCGGCTGGAACAGGTGCTGGCGCGCGCGGAAGTCGAGCGCGCCGGCTGCGACGAAGGCCTGGTGCGCGACACCGACGGGCGCCCGGTCTGCGCAACGTCGGCCAACCTGCTGGTGTACCGCCTCGGCCGTTGGCTGACGCCGCCGCTGGAACGCTGCGGCGTTGCCGGGGTGCTGCGCGGCTGGCTGCTGGAGCAGGGGCTGGTGGAGGTGGCGGCGCTGGCGCAGGAGGACGTGCGCGATGCCGATGCCGTGGCGCTGTGCACCGCCGTGCGCGGTATCCTGCCGGTCTTGATGCTGGGCGCCCGCACCTGGGCGGCGCACCCGGCGATCCCCGACTTGCAGGCGCGACTGGCGATGGCGTATCCGATGTTTTCCAACCCGGGGATGGCGGCATGA